A single region of the Microlunatus panaciterrae genome encodes:
- a CDS encoding Lrp/AsnC ligand binding domain-containing protein — MVVQAYILVQTNVGKAAEVAAAIGAIQGVTLAEDVTGPYDVIVRAEASSVDELGQLVVARVQSVAGITRTVTCPVVHI, encoded by the coding sequence ATGGTCGTACAGGCATACATCTTGGTCCAGACGAACGTCGGCAAGGCCGCTGAGGTGGCTGCCGCCATCGGCGCGATCCAAGGGGTCACGCTGGCTGAAGATGTCACCGGCCCATACGACGTGATCGTCCGCGCGGAGGCCTCCAGTGTCGACGAGCTCGGCCAGCTGGTGGTGGCCCGGGTCCAGTCGGTGGCCGGCATCACCCGCACCGTGACCTGCCCGGTCGTGCACATCTGA